A genomic stretch from Rhineura floridana isolate rRhiFlo1 chromosome 18, rRhiFlo1.hap2, whole genome shotgun sequence includes:
- the RAB11B gene encoding ras-related protein Rab-11B: protein MGTRDDEYDYLFKVVLIGDSGVGKSNLLSRFTRNEFNLESKSTIGVEFATRSIQVDGKTIKAQIWDTAGQERYRAITSAYYRGAVGALLVYDIAKHLTYENVERWLKELRDHADNNIVIMLVGNKSDLRHLRAVPTDEARAFAEKNNLSFIETSALDSTNVEEAFKNILTEIYRIVSQKQIADRSAHDESPGNNVVDISVPPTTDGQKSNKLQCCQNL from the exons ATGGGAACCCGCGACGACGAGTACGACTATCTCTTCAAAG TTGTGCTGATTGGAGACTCCGGAGTGGGGAAGAGTAATCTCCTGTCCCGCTTCACACGCAACGAGTTCAACCTGGAGAGCAAAAGCACGATTGGTGTGGAGTTTGCCACCAGGAGCATCCAGGTGGATGGGAAGACTATCAAGGCACAGATCTGGGACACGGCTGGCCAGGAGCGATACCGTGCCATCACCTCAGC CTATTACCGTGGTGCTGTCGGGGCACTCCTGGTTTATGACATTGCGAAACACCTGACCTATGAGAATGTGGAGCGCTGGCTGAAGGAACTCCGGGATCACGCAGATAACAACATCGTCATTATGCTGGTGGGCAACAAGAGCGATTTGCGTCACCTGAGGGCTGTACCTACGGATGAGGCCCGCGCTTTTGCAG AAAAAAACAACCTGTCGTTCATTGAAACATCAGCACTCGACTCAACAAATGTAGAAGAAGCCTTCAAGAACATCCTTACTG AGATCTACCGCATTGTGTCACAGAAGCAGATTGCGGACCGGTCTGCCCACGACGAGTCTCCCGGCAACAACGTGGTGGACATCAGCGTGCCCCCCACCACCGACGGACAGAAATCCAACAAACTCCAGTGTTGCCAGAACCTGTGA